A genomic region of Lachnoclostridium edouardi contains the following coding sequences:
- a CDS encoding helix-turn-helix domain-containing protein gives MDYMTLKEAAEKWGVTPRRVNYYCAGGRIHGAVKMAGIWLIPKTAEKPIDGRTRQGKELRHE, from the coding sequence ATGGACTATATGACATTGAAAGAGGCTGCCGAAAAGTGGGGCGTGACACCTCGTAGGGTAAATTATTATTGTGCTGGTGGGCGTATCCACGGCGCTGTGAAAATGGCTGGTATTTGGCTGATCCCTAAAACTGCGGAGAAGCCGATTGATGGCCGGACAAGACAAGGGAAGGAGCTGCGCCATGAATAA
- a CDS encoding recombinase family protein codes for MKAVLYCRVDGPQTSFALDAIKGQQLYLMDYAKKNNIEIAGIYLDVGYHGRTMDRPGLQSVIQTLKEGNADVILVANYNRLYRGRFPQELQELPVVSLKEQNRKRERGGKEHDI; via the coding sequence ATGAAAGCGGTGCTATATTGCCGAGTAGATGGCCCTCAAACTTCTTTTGCCCTTGATGCAATTAAGGGACAACAGCTATATCTCATGGACTATGCGAAGAAAAACAACATAGAAATCGCGGGGATATATCTGGATGTGGGGTATCATGGCCGGACAATGGATCGTCCTGGCTTGCAATCTGTGATCCAGACTTTGAAAGAGGGCAACGCCGATGTGATTTTGGTTGCAAATTATAACCGCTTATATCGCGGGCGTTTCCCACAGGAATTGCAGGAGCTCCCGGTTGTTTCATTGAAGGAGCAAAATCGAAAAAGAGAACGAGGAGGAAAAGAACATGACATTTGA
- a CDS encoding DUF6870 family protein has translation MRLTAKELEQMKSVDIGAVAPESLPDVSGMAFDTSLPREERIALFLQAVENPYCFCIGGIGVKIEFAESGPSLQDTLTDFLLRQKSGL, from the coding sequence GTGAGATTAACGGCAAAGGAACTGGAACAAATGAAAAGCGTTGACATCGGCGCAGTGGCTCCCGAGTCCCTGCCGGATGTGAGCGGTATGGCCTTTGACACCTCTCTCCCCCGGGAGGAGCGGATCGCTCTGTTTTTGCAGGCGGTAGAAAATCCATACTGCTTTTGCATCGGCGGGATCGGTGTAAAAATTGAATTTGCGGAAAGCGGGCCGTCCTTGCAGGACACGCTGACGGACTTTCTGCTCCGGCAAAAAAGCGGGCTGTAA
- a CDS encoding response regulator transcription factor — translation MNKILIIDDDRELCALIKRSVQSEHIEADFCNTGKEGLQKLKEQEYQLVVLDVMMPGMDGFETLEEIRKENSLPILMFTSKNDSISKVRGLRAGADDYLTKPFDMDELIARIASLIRRYTRFNHQAGAVQKLDFDGLQIDLENRSVTTSNGTFELPPKEFDLLLYCAKHQGKILTKQQIYEEVWGEEYFYDDSNIMAIISRLRKKLEVNPSSPKYIQTVKGIGYRFNKEV, via the coding sequence ATGAATAAAATTTTGATTATAGATGATGACAGAGAACTGTGCGCTTTGATTAAACGCAGCGTACAATCGGAACATATTGAAGCTGATTTTTGTAATACCGGAAAAGAGGGCTTGCAGAAATTAAAAGAGCAGGAGTATCAGCTTGTGGTGCTGGATGTGATGATGCCCGGTATGGATGGCTTTGAAACGCTGGAAGAAATCCGCAAAGAGAACAGCCTGCCGATTTTGATGTTTACATCCAAAAATGACAGCATTTCTAAAGTGCGGGGCTTACGGGCCGGGGCGGACGATTATCTGACAAAACCGTTTGATATGGACGAACTGATTGCCCGTATTGCGTCCCTCATTCGCCGCTACACCCGCTTTAATCATCAAGCCGGAGCTGTGCAAAAACTGGATTTTGACGGATTGCAGATTGACCTTGAAAATCGTTCTGTTACTACATCAAACGGCACTTTTGAACTGCCCCCAAAGGAATTTGATCTGCTCCTGTACTGTGCAAAACATCAAGGGAAAATTTTGACCAAACAGCAGATTTATGAGGAAGTATGGGGCGAAGAATATTTCTATGATGACAGTAACATTATGGCGATTATCAGTCGGCTTCGTAAAAAATTAGAAGTCAATCCTTCCAGCCCAAAGTATATACAAACGGTCAAAGGGATTGGCTACCGGTTTAATAAGGAGGTGTAG
- a CDS encoding sensor histidine kinase gives MEIIVFLSVVIAIGAVLTSIVLVQRVKKQIAEMTNVLVDVKNGNGNRRILSATNELTAPLAYEINEIVVAYESRLSIVRQTEETNRQLMTSLSHDVRTPLTTLIGYLDAAHKGLVTGKDRDDYIETARRKAHDLKEYIDVLFDWFKLNSNEFALEIQSLEVAELTRNILIDWIPIFEDKQVDYDIDIPEQPVRVRLDMDSYMRIVNNLIQNVIAHSHADKIKIVLSKKENNMELLLADNGVGIEKEDLKHIFERLYKCDKGRSEKGSGLGLSIVHQLVEKMGGSITVESLPGKGTEFMLLFPLES, from the coding sequence ATGGAAATCATCGTTTTCTTGTCCGTTGTGATTGCTATTGGGGCTGTGTTGACTTCCATTGTTTTAGTTCAGCGTGTAAAAAAACAAATAGCAGAAATGACCAATGTGTTGGTTGATGTGAAAAACGGAAATGGCAATCGGCGTATTCTGTCTGCAACAAATGAACTGACAGCCCCTCTTGCCTATGAAATCAATGAGATCGTTGTGGCCTATGAAAGCAGGCTTTCGATTGTCCGGCAGACAGAGGAAACCAACCGCCAGCTTATGACGAGCCTTTCCCATGATGTTCGGACACCCCTTACCACTCTGATTGGGTATCTTGACGCCGCACACAAAGGGCTTGTCACGGGAAAAGACCGGGATGACTATATCGAAACCGCCCGCCGGAAGGCCCACGATCTGAAAGAATATATTGATGTGCTTTTTGACTGGTTCAAGTTAAATTCCAACGAGTTTGCTTTGGAGATCCAAAGCCTTGAGGTCGCAGAGCTGACAAGAAATATCCTGATCGACTGGATACCGATTTTTGAGGATAAACAGGTTGATTATGACATTGATATTCCTGAACAGCCTGTCCGGGTAAGATTGGATATGGACAGCTATATGAGGATCGTCAATAATCTCATTCAAAATGTAATTGCTCACAGTCATGCGGACAAAATCAAAATTGTCCTGTCAAAGAAGGAAAACAACATGGAGTTACTGCTGGCGGATAATGGGGTGGGAATTGAAAAAGAAGATTTGAAACATATTTTTGAACGGCTTTATAAGTGTGATAAAGGCCGTTCCGAAAAAGGAAGCGGTCTTGGTCTTTCTATTGTCCATCAGCTTGTAGAAAAGATGGGTGGGAGTATAACAGTTGAAAGTTTGCCGGGAAAAGGAACTGAATTTATGTTGCTTTTTCCTTTGGAGAGTTAA
- a CDS encoding sigma-70 family RNA polymerase sigma factor, which yields MTTINLKDFYYWYTQDQFTEVSDEVAEVFVADARHEMAYQRRLSRHKAQYSLDCDDGIEYSACLHEPTPQELLERMELFIRLWNALNSLPEIQGRRIDAHIILGKSIKEIAEAEGVHEESVRQSIKRGLERMKKTF from the coding sequence ATGACTACAATCAATCTGAAGGATTTTTATTATTGGTACACACAGGATCAGTTTACCGAGGTTTCTGACGAGGTAGCCGAAGTGTTTGTTGCCGATGCCCGGCACGAAATGGCCTACCAGCGGCGGCTCTCCCGGCATAAGGCGCAGTATTCTCTGGACTGCGATGACGGGATCGAATATTCCGCCTGCCTGCATGAGCCAACGCCCCAGGAGCTACTGGAGCGTATGGAACTGTTCATCCGTCTATGGAACGCCCTCAACTCTTTGCCGGAGATCCAGGGCCGCAGGATTGATGCCCACATCATTCTTGGAAAGAGCATCAAGGAAATTGCCGAGGCCGAGGGCGTACATGAGGAGTCTGTCCGCCAGTCGATCAAGCGTGGCCTTGAGCGCATGAAAAAAACTTTTTGA
- a CDS encoding ABC transporter permease translates to MLKLIKCEFLKLKRKKFIPLIILAAFLFPIPLTYLMTTPSMMERYTDQADAFDGLFNMVLGYGIQFLLPCIIGVIAAILFFMERDNDTFKNLRTIPVTSTQMVLAKIIVLFLFGIVFCVASTIATILCGFGTLEVYGIGYKLFLAVETGIFITAGTLPLIVLVVFFSKTYVFSILLCVFYSVLNMSATALFDTLPKTMLWLLPTPLTTFWSAGDMAAHGIKMDLEQMTGLIPSTFQVVFILGIMALVSFLLIDRLYKQRGE, encoded by the coding sequence TTGCTTAAACTAATCAAATGCGAATTTTTGAAATTGAAACGGAAGAAATTTATTCCGCTGATTATTCTGGCTGCTTTCCTGTTTCCAATCCCGCTGACTTATCTGATGACAACGCCCTCTATGATGGAGCGATATACGGATCAGGCAGATGCTTTCGACGGACTATTTAATATGGTGCTGGGATATGGTATCCAGTTTTTACTGCCCTGCATTATTGGAGTGATTGCCGCTATCCTGTTTTTTATGGAACGCGACAACGATACATTCAAAAATCTGCGTACAATTCCTGTAACCAGCACGCAAATGGTACTTGCAAAGATTATTGTCCTGTTTCTTTTTGGAATTGTTTTTTGTGTGGCTTCTACCATTGCAACAATTCTTTGCGGATTTGGAACATTAGAAGTTTATGGAATAGGCTATAAATTGTTTTTAGCGGTTGAAACAGGAATTTTCATTACGGCAGGAACACTCCCGTTGATTGTCCTTGTTGTCTTTTTCAGTAAGACCTATGTTTTTTCCATTTTGCTGTGTGTCTTTTACAGCGTTCTGAACATGAGTGCTACAGCATTGTTTGACACACTGCCTAAAACCATGTTATGGCTTCTGCCCACGCCACTGACTACATTTTGGAGTGCAGGAGATATGGCGGCTCATGGAATAAAAATGGACTTGGAGCAAATGACAGGGCTAATTCCTTCAACATTTCAAGTTGTATTCATTCTTGGGATCATGGCATTAGTTTCGTTCTTACTGATTGACAGATTATATAAGCAGAGGGGGGAATAA
- a CDS encoding ABC transporter permease, whose translation MVRIVKTEFYKLKRYHILWAGVALMLLSVLLTLFTSMANDGSVWDFAYLTEQVIKNNMSMIFPMCISLIAGYMISREQTDDTLKNILTVPISFKKLLTGKLIVCGVLSIIFGLICSLFTIIAEMIVGFPGFEISLALKATLQITAVNFFLYLAVLPIIALTCRRAGSFLVGVIIAFVYGYGGMFAAGNMTLANLYPITASLGMVGYRSYDTAVNWNIGTCSCSLVLAVVISAILILCMKEREATQTKKKVKKVAPKKGW comes from the coding sequence ATGGTTCGCATTGTAAAAACAGAATTTTATAAATTGAAAAGGTATCATATCCTTTGGGCGGGCGTTGCACTCATGCTCCTATCCGTCCTGCTGACCTTGTTTACCTCTATGGCGAATGATGGTTCCGTTTGGGATTTCGCCTATCTTACAGAACAGGTCATCAAAAACAATATGTCCATGATTTTTCCGATGTGTATCAGCCTAATTGCTGGATATATGATTTCTCGTGAGCAGACGGATGACACATTGAAAAATATTCTGACTGTGCCGATCTCTTTTAAGAAACTGCTGACCGGAAAATTGATTGTGTGCGGCGTATTGTCTATTATTTTCGGGCTGATATGCAGCCTGTTTACAATCATAGCAGAAATGATTGTGGGATTTCCCGGCTTTGAAATTTCCTTAGCACTAAAAGCAACCTTGCAGATTACCGCGGTTAATTTCTTTTTATATCTTGCGGTTCTGCCGATTATCGCTCTTACTTGTCGGAGGGCAGGCAGCTTTTTAGTCGGTGTAATCATTGCTTTTGTCTATGGATATGGAGGGATGTTTGCCGCAGGAAATATGACATTAGCAAACCTTTATCCGATTACCGCAAGTCTCGGAATGGTAGGCTACCGTAGCTATGATACCGCAGTCAACTGGAATATCGGAACCTGTTCTTGCAGTCTTGTGCTTGCTGTCGTTATTTCTGCCATCTTGATTTTGTGCATGAAAGAGCGAGAAGCAACCCAAACAAAGAAAAAGGTCAAAAAGGTAGCACCAAAGAAAGGCTGGTGA
- a CDS encoding ABC transporter ATP-binding protein — translation MDTNYIIETKNLTKQYGSQKSVADLNIHVKRGRIYGLLGRNGAGKTTTMKMLLGLTKPTSGEVKIWGKSLQGNEKKLLPRIGSLIESPGFYPNLTGTENLRIFATLRGVPNNHAIKDALDLVGLPYKDKKLFSQYSLGMKQRLAIALAVMHDPELLILDEPINGLDPIGIAEVRSFIRELCDARGKTILISSHILSEISLLADDIGIIDHGALLEEESLAELEQKSSKHIRFTLSDTAQAARILERNFHENHFSIQDDHNLRLHNLDLPVGKIVTAFVENGLEVSEAHTCEESLEDYFKRVTGGEGIA, via the coding sequence ATGGATACAAATTACATCATTGAAACAAAAAATCTGACGAAGCAATACGGCTCACAAAAGAGTGTGGCTGACTTAAATATCCATGTGAAGCGTGGGAGAATTTATGGTCTGCTGGGCAGAAACGGAGCCGGAAAAACCACTACCATGAAAATGCTGTTGGGCTTAACGAAGCCGACTTCCGGGGAGGTCAAAATCTGGGGAAAGTCTTTGCAGGGGAATGAAAAGAAGTTGTTACCCCGTATCGGAAGCCTGATTGAGTCCCCTGGCTTTTATCCCAATCTGACCGGCACAGAGAACCTGCGTATCTTTGCTACCCTACGGGGCGTACCAAACAATCATGCCATCAAGGATGCTCTGGATCTGGTAGGACTGCCCTACAAAGATAAAAAGCTCTTTTCACAGTATTCTCTTGGTATGAAGCAGCGGCTTGCTATCGCCCTTGCTGTTATGCACGATCCGGAGCTTTTGATTTTGGATGAGCCGATCAACGGTCTCGATCCCATTGGTATTGCAGAAGTACGATCCTTTATTCGGGAACTTTGCGACGCAAGAGGAAAAACCATTTTGATTTCCAGTCACATTCTTTCGGAGATTTCCTTGCTGGCTGACGATATTGGAATTATCGACCACGGCGCATTGCTGGAAGAAGAAAGCCTTGCTGAGTTGGAGCAAAAAAGCAGTAAGCATATCCGGTTTACGCTCTCTGATACTGCACAGGCGGCAAGAATTTTGGAACGCAATTTCCATGAAAACCATTTTTCTATACAGGACGACCACAATCTGCGCCTGCACAACCTTGATCTGCCTGTGGGGAAAATTGTAACTGCCTTTGTAGAAAACGGATTGGAGGTATCGGAGGCGCATACCTGTGAAGAAAGTCTTGAAGATTACTTCAAGCGTGTGACAGGGGGCGAAGGAATTGCTTAA
- a CDS encoding helix-turn-helix transcriptional regulator: MNQNERRFDFHGLGAALKRAREEKGWTQAYVAELVDRDSRTIMNIENKGQYPSFDLFVKLITMFDISVDQFIHADGGAQTSSCRKHIDVLLNSMNEKELVVIEATAEGIKKARETEEA, from the coding sequence ATGAACCAAAATGAAAGAAGGTTTGACTTTCACGGCCTCGGGGCGGCTCTCAAAAGAGCCAGAGAAGAAAAGGGCTGGACACAAGCCTATGTTGCGGAATTAGTAGACCGTGACTCCCGTACTATTATGAATATTGAGAACAAGGGCCAATATCCCAGCTTTGACCTTTTTGTTAAACTCATTACTATGTTTGACATTTCGGTTGATCAGTTTATTCATGCGGACGGAGGGGCGCAGACAAGTTCTTGCAGAAAACACATTGATGTGCTTCTAAATTCTATGAATGAAAAAGAGCTTGTCGTGATAGAAGCCACAGCCGAGGGCATTAAGAAAGCCAGAGAAACGGAGGAAGCGTAA
- a CDS encoding reverse transcriptase domain-containing protein, whose amino-acid sequence MKPTTEILARISQNSLANKEEVFTKLYRHLLRPDIYFVAYKNLYANNGAATKGVNEDTADGFSEAKIDSIIKALADETYQPMPVRRTYIQKKNNRKKLRPLGIPTFTDKLVQEVLRMILEAVYEPIFLDVSHGFRPKRSCHTALKQLRREFNGTRWFVEGDIKGCFDNINHAVLVGLLNNKIKDARITKLIYKFLKAGYLENWQYHKTYSGTPQGGIISPLLANIYLHELDKFVMKLKSEFDTPGVGQITPEYRELHNEIKRLSHRLTKVTGEEREMVLAEYKPKRQKLMTIPCTAQTDKKLKYVRYADDFLIAVKGNREDCQWIKSKLAEFIGDTLKMELSEDKTLITHSSKCARFLGYDVRVRRSGKIKRGGPGHVKMRTLNGGVELLVPLNDKIRQFVFTKGVAIQKKDGSMFPVHRKYLVGLTDLEIVSVYNAELRGICNYYGMASNFCKLHYLAYLMEYSCLKTLASKHKTSLSKTIDKFNDGTGKWGIPYETKQGDKRRYFANYADCKGKGPATDYISNAAVVYGYAVNTLENRLKAKVCELCGTTESDHYEVHHINKLKNLKGKERWEIAMIAKHRKTLVVCRDCHRSIIHKK is encoded by the coding sequence ATGAAGCCAACAACGGAAATTTTAGCAAGAATCAGTCAAAACTCACTTGCAAATAAAGAAGAAGTATTTACAAAACTGTATCGCCATCTGTTGCGTCCTGACATTTACTTTGTGGCATACAAAAACCTGTATGCCAACAACGGTGCGGCAACAAAAGGAGTAAACGAGGATACGGCGGACGGTTTCAGTGAAGCCAAAATAGATAGTATTATCAAAGCATTGGCGGACGAAACCTATCAGCCCATGCCGGTGAGGCGAACCTATATCCAGAAGAAGAATAACCGCAAAAAGCTGCGTCCCTTAGGTATACCAACCTTTACTGACAAATTGGTGCAGGAAGTGTTGCGGATGATACTGGAAGCGGTATATGAACCTATCTTTCTGGATGTCTCCCACGGTTTTAGGCCAAAAAGAAGTTGTCATACGGCCTTAAAACAGTTGAGACGGGAGTTCAACGGTACGCGTTGGTTTGTTGAAGGCGACATCAAAGGTTGCTTTGACAACATCAACCACGCTGTTCTTGTAGGCTTGCTGAACAATAAAATCAAGGACGCTCGGATAACCAAGCTGATTTACAAATTCCTGAAAGCAGGATATTTAGAGAATTGGCAGTACCATAAGACGTACAGCGGTACACCGCAAGGCGGTATCATTTCTCCGCTACTCGCCAACATCTACCTGCACGAATTGGACAAGTTTGTAATGAAGTTGAAATCCGAATTTGACACGCCCGGAGTGGGACAAATCACACCTGAATACCGAGAGCTGCACAATGAAATCAAACGGCTATCCCACCGCTTGACGAAAGTAACAGGTGAGGAAAGGGAAATGGTGCTGGCAGAGTATAAGCCCAAACGTCAGAAACTGATGACCATTCCCTGCACTGCGCAGACCGACAAAAAACTGAAATATGTTCGGTATGCGGATGATTTTCTAATAGCAGTCAAGGGAAACCGTGAGGACTGTCAATGGATTAAGAGCAAACTGGCCGAGTTTATCGGAGATACACTGAAAATGGAACTCAGTGAAGATAAAACGCTCATAACCCATAGCAGTAAATGTGCAAGGTTCTTAGGCTATGATGTGCGTGTGCGCAGAAGCGGAAAAATAAAGCGGGGTGGCCCCGGTCATGTAAAAATGCGTACCCTCAATGGGGGTGTAGAACTGTTGGTGCCACTTAACGATAAAATCCGTCAATTCGTTTTCACTAAAGGTGTGGCGATACAGAAGAAAGATGGTTCCATGTTTCCAGTTCATCGGAAATATCTGGTTGGGCTCACAGACTTAGAAATCGTTTCAGTATACAATGCGGAGTTAAGAGGAATATGCAACTATTATGGTATGGCAAGCAACTTTTGCAAGCTGCACTATCTTGCCTACCTTATGGAATACAGTTGCTTAAAAACCCTTGCTTCAAAGCATAAAACCAGCCTATCCAAAACCATTGACAAGTTTAATGATGGCACAGGAAAATGGGGTATACCCTATGAAACGAAGCAGGGAGACAAAAGGCGTTACTTCGCAAATTACGCCGACTGCAAAGGCAAGGGCCCTGCTACGGATTACATCAGCAATGCTGCCGTTGTCTACGGATACGCAGTCAATACCCTTGAAAACCGGCTGAAAGCAAAGGTCTGTGAGTTATGCGGAACGACAGAGAGCGACCATTACGAGGTTCACCACATTAACAAACTCAAAAATCTCAAAGGCAAGGAACGGTGGGAAATCGCAATGATTGCCAAACACAGAAAAACGCTTGTGGTGTGCAGGGATTGCCACCGCAGTATTATCCACAAAAAGTGA